The following are from one region of the Streptomyces tuirus genome:
- the snpA gene encoding snapalysin — translation MRKSLSSLAVLGLGLTMAGLGTAAPAAASPSAEPHAGFVAKSSPSARSADSDASRAFFQAVLESVAEKRAENPSAAAAVTVVYDASRAPSFSAQIARSTQIWNSSVSNVRLQSGSASAADFSYREGNDSRGSYASTDGHGNGYIFLDYRQNQQYDSTRVTAHETGHVLGLPDHYSGPCSELMSGGGPGPSCTNAVPNAAERSRVNSLWANGLAAAMDKALEKSAR, via the coding sequence GTTCTCGGTCTCGGCCTCACGATGGCCGGACTCGGAACAGCAGCCCCGGCCGCGGCGTCCCCGTCCGCGGAGCCCCACGCCGGGTTCGTCGCCAAGTCGTCCCCGTCCGCCCGGTCGGCCGACTCCGACGCGAGCCGAGCCTTCTTCCAGGCGGTCCTGGAGTCCGTCGCCGAGAAGCGCGCCGAGAACCCGAGTGCCGCCGCGGCCGTCACCGTCGTCTACGACGCCTCCCGCGCGCCCTCCTTCAGCGCCCAGATAGCGCGCAGCACCCAGATATGGAACAGCTCGGTGTCGAACGTGCGGCTCCAGTCCGGCTCCGCGTCGGCGGCCGACTTCAGCTACCGGGAGGGCAATGACTCCCGCGGCTCGTACGCCTCCACGGACGGCCACGGCAACGGCTACATCTTCCTGGACTACCGGCAGAACCAGCAGTACGACTCCACGCGGGTCACCGCCCACGAGACGGGTCACGTCCTCGGTCTTCCCGACCACTACTCGGGCCCGTGCAGTGAGCTGATGTCCGGCGGCGGTCCCGGCCCGTCCTGCACCAACGCCGTCCCGAACGCGGCCGAGCGGTCCCGTGTCAACAGCCTGTGGGCGAACGGCCTCGCCGCGGCGATGGACAAGGCCCTGGAGAAGTCGGCCCGCTGA